Proteins encoded together in one Carya illinoinensis cultivar Pawnee chromosome 3, C.illinoinensisPawnee_v1, whole genome shotgun sequence window:
- the LOC122303429 gene encoding NAC domain-containing protein 7-like, translated as MNTFSHVPPGFRFHPTDEELVHYYLRKKVTSRRIDLDVIKDVDLYRIEPWDLEELCRIGTEDQNEWYFFSHKDKKYPTGTRTNRATAAGFWKATGRDKAIYSKHDLIGMRKTLVFYKGRAPNGQKSDWIMHEYRLETEENGTPQEEGWVVCRVFKKRITTVRKVSDHESSWYDDQASYMQDLDSPKQNSQSNNMVFQQPPYPCKKELHHLPYHIHPHEHFLQLPLLESPKLLHQPAATLSSNNCLAPFAIDINQATTVQSSSISQEEQNFHPVFGNNCNEQAVDQVTDWRVLDKFVASQLSQDDHHHVSKENSYPNAANNNNIFQASGNTTALLVRHLEKQEMVLEKSSLSTSDCQIGLWK; from the exons ATGAATACTTTTTCGCATGTTCCCCCTGGTTTTCGGTTTCATCCAACCGATGAAGAACTTGTTCATTATTACCTTAGGAAGAAAGTCACCTCACGAAGGATTGATCTAGATGTCATTAAAGATGTTGACCTCTATAGAATTGAGCCTTGGGATCTTGAAG agCTATGCAGGATAGGAACAGAAGATCAAAATGAGTGGTACTTTTTTAGCCATAAAGATAAGAAGTATCCAACAGGAACTCGGACAAATAGAGCCACAGCGGCAGGATTTTGGAAAGCTACAGGAAGAGACAAGGCAATATACTCTAAGCATGATTTAATCGGAATGAGGAAGACCTTAGTCTTTTACAAAGGTCGAGCCCCAAATGGACAAAAATCAGACTGGATAATGCATGAGTACCGGCTTGAAACAGAGGAAAACGGGACTCCACAG GAAGAAGGTTGGGTTGTCTGTAGGGTATTCAAGAAAAGGATAACAACCGTGCGTAAAGTGAGCGACCACGAATCGTCTTGGTACGATGATCAAGCCTCATATATGCAGGACTTGGACTCGCCTAAGCAGAATTCACAGTCCAATAATATGGTGTTCCAGCAGCCACCTTATCCATGCAAGAAAGAGCTTCATCATTTGCCCTACCACATTCATCCCCACGAACACTTCCTCCAGCTCCCACTTCTAGAGAGCCCAAAGTTGCTCCACCAACCAGCTGCCACTTTAAGCTCCAATAACTGTTTGGCACCGTTTGCAATAGACATAAACCAGGCCACCACCGTGCAGTCCTCATCAATCTCCCAAGAAGAGCAAAACTTCCATCCGGTTTTTGGTAACAACTGCAACGAGCAAGCGGTGGATCAAGTCACAGATTGGAGAGTCCTTGACAAATTTGTTGCTTCTCAACTCAGCCaagatgatcatcatcatgtatCCAAGGAAAATAGCTACCCAAATGCAGCCAACAACAACAATATCTTTCAAGCATCGGGCAACACGACTGCTCTACTCGTCAGACATTTGGAAAAGCAGGAAATGGTGCTGGAAAAGTCCTCTTTGTCAACTTCTGATTGTCAAATTGGGCTGTGGAAATGA
- the LOC122303135 gene encoding pentatricopeptide repeat-containing protein At5g62370 yields MRCFPMIKRRPGAYCYYYFFRTRRTITTSTLPLDVQNDSIASVRYDHKALCLTSVDQLIQRGSLSLAQKLVQRIIARSLSFSDAVLVVHYAAVRGLKIDLGSYGALIRKLMSLGQPQLAEVLFRGSIVGRGIDPDFSILNSMVICFCKLGKIEEARAQFERLLAMGLVPCKSASNALLREFCAQDRILEAFDYIVRINEAGVIPGFWCFNKLIDGLCCKGYMDEALELFDIMRGKCGCPPTVHLYKSLFYGLCKRGLVVEAETLLSEMESQGLYIDRTMYTCLIYQYCKDKKMKMAMRILLRMLKTGCDPDNYTCNTLIHGFVKLGLFDKGWVVYNQMAEWGMQPDAVTNHILISQYCREQKTDCALMLLNNLVSCNMAPSVHCYTVLMAALYKENRLMEIDELLKSMLGNGVIPDHVLFFVLKKIYPKGHELQLAYMILQAIAKNGCGFDPSMFSSSASLGTPRDLEQEIEILLEGIVRSNLNLGNVAFGVFISALCEQGKIDDALLYMDKMVRVGCMPLPFTYNTLIKCLCQEGLYEDAKSLIEIMQDRGVVADQATYLIIVNERCKRGDLVSAFDILEQMDERGLRHSVAIYDTIIAGLSRQKRIFEAEEMFKRMLESGVDPDEIVYMTMINGYSKNGRAIEARQLFDKMIENSIRPSSYSYTALISGLVKRNMIHKGCMYLDRMLRDGLEPNIVLYTSLINHFLKKGEFEFAFRLVHLMERNQFESDLIMYISLISGISRNIIGINNWSILSKRSEREREMLFHLLNQGTVMHSENILRVSANSLEEMKCFAVRLIEKIKDNSFMPNLYLYNGIISGFCRAERMQDAYDHFEMMQREGVRPNQVSYTILIDGHIQSGDINSATGLFNKMNVDGFAPDRVAYNTLLRGLCKAGRLLDALSLSYTMRKRGVLPNRVSYDYLLRCFCANDLRVYAIKIFEEMVAQNYIPCQFNRKWLLCILCENNKLHKASVVTDRGFKDGNLQKCDKEASLETCIREEKSI; encoded by the coding sequence ATGCGATGCTTTCCAATGATTAAGAGAAGGCCTGGTGCTTATTGTTATTACTATTTCTTCAGAACCAGAAGAACAATTACGACTTCTACTCTACCACTAGATGTACAAAATGATTCCATTGCATCTGTTAGATATGACCACAAAGCTCTCTGCCTCACTTCAGTGGATCAACTCATCCAACGCGGCTCGTTATCCTTGGCACAGAAACTTGTTCAGCGAATAATTGCACGTTCTTTGTCGTTTTCAGATGCTGTTTTAGTTGTTCATTACGCTGCTGTAAGGGGCTTGAAGATTGATTTAGGTAGTTACGGTGCACTCATTAGGAAGCTGATGAGCTTGGGTCAGCCACAGCTAGCTGAGGTGCTTTTCCGTGGTAGCATTGTTGGCAGAGGTATTGATCCTGACTTTTCAATTTTGAATTCGATGGTGATTTGTTTTTGTAAGTTGGGGAAAATAGAGGAGGCAAGAGCTCAATTTGAAAGGTTGCTTGCCATGGGCCTTGTTCCTTGCAAATCTGCTTCTAATGCGTTGCTTCGAGAGTTTTGTGCCCAAGATAGAATTTTAGAAGCATTTGATTATATAGTTAGAATTAATGAGGCTGGAGTTATTCCGGGTTTTTGGTGTTTTAATAAGTTGATTGATGGGCTATGCTGCAAAGGGTATATGGACGAAGCTCTTGAATTGTTTGATATAATGCGTGGCAAATGTGGGTGTCCGCCTACAGTCCATCTGTACAAATCGTTGTTTTATGGTCTTTGTAAGAGAGGGCTTGTTGTGGAGGCAGAGACACTATTAAGTGAAATGGAGTCTCAGGGTCTTTATATAGACAGGACAATGTATACTTGTTTAATTTATCAATATTGTAAggataagaaaatgaaaatggcaaTGCGGATTTTGTTGAGAATGCTGAAGACAGGTTGTGATCCAGATAATTACACATGTAATACACTGATTCATGGGTTTGTGAAATTGGGTTTGTTTGATAAGGGGTGGGTCGTTTACAACCAGATGGCAGAGTGGGGAATGCAACCTGATGCGGTAACTAATCACATTTTGATCAGTCAGTACTGCAGGGAACAGAAGACTGATTGTGCTTTGATGCTTTTGAACAACCTGGTTAGTTGCAACATGGCTCCCAGTGttcactgttacacagttttgATGGCTGCACTGTACAAGGAGAATAGGCTAATGGAAATTGATGAGTTGCTCAAAAGCATGCTGGGCAATGGGGTCATCCCTGATCACgttctattttttgttcttaagAAGATTTATCCGAAGGGACACGAGCTTCAGCTGGCTTATATGATTCTGCAGGCAATTGCCAAGAATGGGTGTGGGTTCGACCCTTCTATGTTCTCATCCTCTGCCAGTCTGGGTACTCCTAGAGATTTGGAGCAAGAAATTGAGATCCTGCTTGAGGGAATTGTGAGAAGTAACTTGAATCTAGGTAATGTAGCATTTGGTGTTTTTATCAGTGCTTTGTGTGAACAAGGAAAGATTGATGATGCTTTGCTTTACATGGATAAAATGGTGAGAGTTGGATGCATGCCTCTACCCTTTACTTACAACACTTTGATCAAGTGTCTTTGCCAAGAGGGGCTTTATGAGGATGCGAAGTCCCTAATTGAAATTATGCAAGATCGGGGGGTGGTTGCTGATCAAGCAACTTATTTGATAATAGTAAATGAACGTTGCAAACGGGGTGATCTGGTGTCTGCCTTTGATATTCTTGAGCAAATGGATGAGAGGGGATTGAGACATAGCGTTGCTATATATGACACTATTATTGCTGGTCTAAGTAGACAGAAAAGAATTTTTGAAGCAGAGGAAATGTTTAAGAGGATGCTCGAGTCTGGTGTGGATCCTGACGAGATTGTTTATATGACAATGATTAATGGCTACTCCAAGAATGGTAGAGCCATTGAAGCCCGCCAGTTGTTTGATAAAATGATAGAGAATTCCATTCGGCCCAGTTCTTATTCATACACTGCACTTATAAGTGGATTGGTGAAGAGAAACATGATTCATAAGGGATGCATGTACCTTGATAGAATGTTGAGAGATGGTCTTGAGCCCAATATTGTGCTGTATACCTcgcttattaatcattttttgaagAAAGGAGAGTTTGAATTCGCCTTTAGGTTAGTTCATCTGATGGAACGAAACCAGTTTGAAAGTGACCTCATTATGTATATCTCACTGATCAGTGGCATTAGCAGAAACATCATTGGTATTAACAACTGGTCCATTTTGAGCAAAAGGtcagaaagggagagagaaatgTTGTTTCATTTGCTCAATCAGGGAACTGTTATGCATAGTGAAAACATTTTGAGAGTTTCCGCTAATTCTCTTGAGGAAATGAAATGCTTTGCAGTGAGGCTGATTGAGAAGATTAAAGACAATAGCTTTATGCCAAACTTATACCTATACAATGGTATAATCTCTGGATTTTGCAGGGCAGAGCGGATGCAGGATGCCTATGATCATTTTGAAATGATGCAAAGAGAGGGTGTACGTCCCAATCAGGTTTCTTATACCATTCTCATCGATGGACATATCCAATCTGGTGATATTAACAGTGCAACAGGATTGTTCAACAAGATGAATGTAGATGGTTTTGCTCCAGACAGAGTTGCATACAACACTTTACTGAGAGGCCTTTGCAAGGCTGGGAGACTGCTTGATGCCTTGTCACTCTCATATACTATGCGCAAGAGGGGGGTTCTCCCGAATCGAGTTTCTTATGATTATTTACTCAGATGTTTTTGTGCAAATGATCTGAGAGTATATGCCATCAAGATATTTGAAGAAATGGTTGCTCAAAATTATATACCCTGCCAGTTTAATCGCAAATGGTTGCTTTGCATATTGTGCGAGaataataaattgcacaaagctAGTGTGGTAACTGATAGAGGCTTCAAAGACGGAAATCTCCAGAAATGTGACAAGGAAGCCTCTTTGGAAACATGCATAAGGGAGGAGAAGTCAATTTAG
- the LOC122303136 gene encoding 21 kDa protein-like translates to MEGSSSKTFMTSLFMLLAISSCIDPSFAASANQLSTEFIRTSCRSTTYPRLCFSSLSVHANSIQTSPQLLASTALNVTLFSAQSTSTAMVRISRTKGMSPKVVSAMKDCVEELIDSVDELRKSMGEMNNFKGGSNFQLMINDIQTWVSAALTDDSTCSDGFAGNAMNGNVKTLVRGRIVNVAQLTSNALALINQYASLHG, encoded by the coding sequence atggaaggcTCATCTTCTAAAACTTTTATGACATCCCTTTTCATGCTACTTGCCATTAGCTCATGCATAGACCCTAGCTTTGCAGCTTCGGCTAACCAGTTAAGCACTGAGTTCATTAGAACATCTTGCAGATCAACAACCTACCCAAGACTTTGCTTCAGCTCTCTCTCGGTCCATGCAAATTCAATCCAAACAAGCCCTCAACTTCTAGCCAGCACAGCCCTCAATGTGACTCTGTTCTCGGCTCAATCAACCTCTACCGCGATGGTGAGGATCTCAAGAACCAAAGGGATGAGTCCTAAAGTGGTTTCCGCCATGAAGGACTGTGTGGAGGAGTTGATAGATTCGGTGGACGAGCTTCGCAAGTCCATGGGCGAGATGAACAACTTTAAGGGCGGCTCTAATTTTCAGCTCATGATAAACGACATACAAACTTGGGTTAGCGCGGCCTTGACGGATGATAGTACGTGCAGTGATGGCTTTGCAGGAAATGCCATGAATGGGAACGTGAAGACCCTTGTGCGGGGAAGGATCGTGAACGTGGCACAACTCACTAGCAATGCCTTGGCTTTGATCAATCAATATGCCTCTCTCCAtggttaa